In Sardina pilchardus chromosome 10, fSarPil1.1, whole genome shotgun sequence, one genomic interval encodes:
- the ctcf gene encoding transcriptional repressor CTCF isoform X1: MKYTFLVQVLPMEGGPTDAVVEEAGDAFKAKECKTYVRRREDEDVGADLLHAAGLEAVDQSHVEAHEHVGAEAQLVEGVVNVNSSVEMMVMDGLDPALLQMKTEVMDPGAVGVAPHEATVTTVDDTQIITLQVVNMEEQQLGLGELQLVQVPVSAVPVTTATVEELQGTLVDATAMPKDGEPVICHTLPLPEGFQVVKVGANGEVETVEQDELQPQEEPQAQEEGEEMITEPQNEDPAWAKDPDYQPPAKKTKKTKKSKLRYNTEGEKDMDVSVYDFEEEQQEGLLSEVNAEKVVGNMKPPKPTKIKKKGVKKTFQCELCSYTCPRRSNLDRHMKSHTDERPHKCHLCGRAFRTVTLLRNHLNTHTGTRPHKCTDCDMAFVTSGELVRHRRYKHTHEKPFKCSMCDYASVEVSKLKRHIRSHTGERPFQCSLCSYASRDTYKLKRHMRTHSGEKPYECYICHARFTQSGTMKMHILQKHTENVAKFHCPHCDTVIARKSDLGVHLRKQHSYIEQGRKCRYCEAVFHERYALIQHQKSHKNEKRFKCDQCDYACRQERHMVMHKRTHTGEKPYACSHCEKTFRQKQLLDMHFRRYHDPNFVPTSFVCTKCGKTFTRRNTMARHAENCNGQDTTDGENGAPPKKGRGRKRKMRSRKDDDDDSDEHGEPDLDEDDDEELEEEALDEVEMEVEQAPPSVPIPAPASPPVKRKRGRPPKNAPKPAPTPTKAPAAAAAIIQVEDESTGAIENIIVKKEPEGGEAAAVAAAAAAAAADAPTVEVQAEEGTVETVQLAVSEGAPNGDLTPEMILSMMDR; this comes from the exons ATGAAGTACACATTTTTGGTGCAG GTATTACCCATGGAAGGGGGACCGACCGATGCGGTAGTGGAGGAGGCCGGTGACGCCTTTAAGGCCAAAGAGTGCAAAACCTACGTGCGGCGGCGCGAGGATGAAGATGTGGGCGCGGATCTGCTGCACGCGGCTGGCCTGGAGGCCGTGGACCAGTCCCATGTGGAGGCCCACGAGCACGTGGGCGCAGAGGCCCAGCTGGTGGAGGGGGTAGTGAACGTCAACAGTAGCGTGGAGATGATGGTCATGGACGGCCTGGACCCTGCGCTGCTCCAGATGAAGACCGAGGTGATGGACCCGGGAGCAGTCGGGGTGGCACCCCACGAGGCCACAGTGACCACGGTGGACGACACACAGATCATCACGCTGCAGGTGGTCAACATGGAGGAGCAGCAGCTAGGCCTCGGGGAGCTGCAGCTGGTGCAGGTGCCCGTCTCTGCCGTGCCCGTCACCACGGCCACTGTGGAGGAGCTGCAGGGCACCCTGGTGGATGCCACCGCCATGCCCAAAGATGGAGAGCCTGTCATCTGCCACACCTTACCACTGCCCGAGGGATTCCAG GTGGTGAAAGTTGGCGCTAACGGAGAGGTGGAGACTGTGGAGCAGGATGAGCTCCAACCACAGGAGGAACCCCAAGCTcaggaggagggcgaggagaTGATCACTGAACCACAAAACGAGGACCCCGCCTGGGCCAAAGACCCTGACTACCAGCCCCCTGCCAAGAAGACcaagaagacaaaaaagagcAAGCTGCGCTACAACACCGAGGGCGAGAAGGACATGGACGTGTCTGTGTACGACtttgaggaggagcagcaggagggtCTGCTCTCGGAGGTCAACGCTGAGAAAGTGGTGGGCAACATGAAGCCACCCAAACCCACCAAAATCAAGAAGAAGG GTGTGAAGAAAACATTCCAGTGCGAGCTGTGCAGCTACACCTGCCCCCGCCGCTCCAACCTGGACCGCCACATGAAGAGCCACACGGACGAGAGGCCACACAAATGTCATCTGTGCGGCCGCGCCTTCAGGACCGTCACTCTGTTGAGAAACCACCTGAACACCCACACAG GCACCAGACCACACAAGTGCACTGACTGTGACATGGCGTTTGTAACCAGTGGAGAGCTGGTTAGGCACAGACGTTACAAGCACACCCACGAGAAGCCCTTCAAGTGCTCTATGTGCGATTACGCCAGTGTGGAG GTAAGTAAGCTGAAGCGCCACATCCGCTCCCACACTGGAGAGCGCCCCTTCCAGTGCAGCTTGTGCAGCTACGCCAGCAGAGACACGTACAAGCTGAAGAGACACATGAGGACGCACTCAG GAGAGAAGCCCTATGAGTGTTACATCTGCCACGCTCGCTTCACCCAGAGTGGCACTATGAAGATGCACATcctgcagaaacacactgaGAACGTGGCCAAGTTCCATTGCCCACACTGCGACACAGTCATTGCCCGCAAGAGCGATTTAG GTGTACATCTGCGCAAGCAGCACTCGTACATTGAGCAGGGCCGGAAATGTCGCTACTGCGAGGCAGTCTTCCACGAGCGCTACGCCCTCATCCAGCACCAGAAGTCCCACAAGAACGAGAAGCGCTTCAAGTGCGACCAGTGCGATTACGCATGCCGACAG GAGCGTCACATGGTGATGCATAAGCGCACCCACACCGGTGAGAAGCCGTACGCCTGCAGCCACTGTGAGAAGACCTTCAGGCAGAAACAGCTGCTGGACATGCACTTCCGCCGCTACCACGACCCCAACTTTGTGCCCACCTCCTTTGTGTGCACCAAGTGTGGCAAGACATTCACCCGCAGG AACACCATGGCCCGGCATGCAGAGAACTGCAATGGCCAGGACACCACCGATGGCGAAAACGGAGCTCCTCCCAAGAAAGGCCGcggcaggaagaggaagatgcgCAGCAGGAAGGATGACGACGATGACAGTG ACGAGCACGGTGAGCCCGATCTGGACGAAGACGATGACGAGGAGTTGGAAGAGGAGGCTCTGgatgaggtggagatggaggtggagcagGCACCACCCAGTGTGCCCATCCCAGCGCCCGCTTCCCCGCCAGTCAAGAGGAAACGTGGCAGGCCTCCCAAGAACGCCCCCAagcccgcccccacccccaccaaagCACCCGCAG cagcagcagccatcaTCCAGGTGGAGGACGAGAGCACGGGGGCCATCGAGAACATCATCGTGAAGAAGGAGCCCGAGGGAGGAGAGGCGGCGGCAgtggcagcagcggcggcggcggcggcggcagacgCCCCCACAGTGGAGGTGCAGGCCGAGGAGGGCACCGTGGAAACGGTGCAGCTGGCGGTTTCGGAGGGAGCGCCCAACGGGGACCTGACCCCGGAGATGATTCTGAGCATGATGGACCGGTGA
- the ctcf gene encoding transcriptional repressor CTCF isoform X2, which yields MEGGPTDAVVEEAGDAFKAKECKTYVRRREDEDVGADLLHAAGLEAVDQSHVEAHEHVGAEAQLVEGVVNVNSSVEMMVMDGLDPALLQMKTEVMDPGAVGVAPHEATVTTVDDTQIITLQVVNMEEQQLGLGELQLVQVPVSAVPVTTATVEELQGTLVDATAMPKDGEPVICHTLPLPEGFQVVKVGANGEVETVEQDELQPQEEPQAQEEGEEMITEPQNEDPAWAKDPDYQPPAKKTKKTKKSKLRYNTEGEKDMDVSVYDFEEEQQEGLLSEVNAEKVVGNMKPPKPTKIKKKGVKKTFQCELCSYTCPRRSNLDRHMKSHTDERPHKCHLCGRAFRTVTLLRNHLNTHTGTRPHKCTDCDMAFVTSGELVRHRRYKHTHEKPFKCSMCDYASVEVSKLKRHIRSHTGERPFQCSLCSYASRDTYKLKRHMRTHSGEKPYECYICHARFTQSGTMKMHILQKHTENVAKFHCPHCDTVIARKSDLGVHLRKQHSYIEQGRKCRYCEAVFHERYALIQHQKSHKNEKRFKCDQCDYACRQERHMVMHKRTHTGEKPYACSHCEKTFRQKQLLDMHFRRYHDPNFVPTSFVCTKCGKTFTRRNTMARHAENCNGQDTTDGENGAPPKKGRGRKRKMRSRKDDDDDSDEHGEPDLDEDDDEELEEEALDEVEMEVEQAPPSVPIPAPASPPVKRKRGRPPKNAPKPAPTPTKAPAAAAAIIQVEDESTGAIENIIVKKEPEGGEAAAVAAAAAAAAADAPTVEVQAEEGTVETVQLAVSEGAPNGDLTPEMILSMMDR from the exons ATGGAAGGGGGACCGACCGATGCGGTAGTGGAGGAGGCCGGTGACGCCTTTAAGGCCAAAGAGTGCAAAACCTACGTGCGGCGGCGCGAGGATGAAGATGTGGGCGCGGATCTGCTGCACGCGGCTGGCCTGGAGGCCGTGGACCAGTCCCATGTGGAGGCCCACGAGCACGTGGGCGCAGAGGCCCAGCTGGTGGAGGGGGTAGTGAACGTCAACAGTAGCGTGGAGATGATGGTCATGGACGGCCTGGACCCTGCGCTGCTCCAGATGAAGACCGAGGTGATGGACCCGGGAGCAGTCGGGGTGGCACCCCACGAGGCCACAGTGACCACGGTGGACGACACACAGATCATCACGCTGCAGGTGGTCAACATGGAGGAGCAGCAGCTAGGCCTCGGGGAGCTGCAGCTGGTGCAGGTGCCCGTCTCTGCCGTGCCCGTCACCACGGCCACTGTGGAGGAGCTGCAGGGCACCCTGGTGGATGCCACCGCCATGCCCAAAGATGGAGAGCCTGTCATCTGCCACACCTTACCACTGCCCGAGGGATTCCAG GTGGTGAAAGTTGGCGCTAACGGAGAGGTGGAGACTGTGGAGCAGGATGAGCTCCAACCACAGGAGGAACCCCAAGCTcaggaggagggcgaggagaTGATCACTGAACCACAAAACGAGGACCCCGCCTGGGCCAAAGACCCTGACTACCAGCCCCCTGCCAAGAAGACcaagaagacaaaaaagagcAAGCTGCGCTACAACACCGAGGGCGAGAAGGACATGGACGTGTCTGTGTACGACtttgaggaggagcagcaggagggtCTGCTCTCGGAGGTCAACGCTGAGAAAGTGGTGGGCAACATGAAGCCACCCAAACCCACCAAAATCAAGAAGAAGG GTGTGAAGAAAACATTCCAGTGCGAGCTGTGCAGCTACACCTGCCCCCGCCGCTCCAACCTGGACCGCCACATGAAGAGCCACACGGACGAGAGGCCACACAAATGTCATCTGTGCGGCCGCGCCTTCAGGACCGTCACTCTGTTGAGAAACCACCTGAACACCCACACAG GCACCAGACCACACAAGTGCACTGACTGTGACATGGCGTTTGTAACCAGTGGAGAGCTGGTTAGGCACAGACGTTACAAGCACACCCACGAGAAGCCCTTCAAGTGCTCTATGTGCGATTACGCCAGTGTGGAG GTAAGTAAGCTGAAGCGCCACATCCGCTCCCACACTGGAGAGCGCCCCTTCCAGTGCAGCTTGTGCAGCTACGCCAGCAGAGACACGTACAAGCTGAAGAGACACATGAGGACGCACTCAG GAGAGAAGCCCTATGAGTGTTACATCTGCCACGCTCGCTTCACCCAGAGTGGCACTATGAAGATGCACATcctgcagaaacacactgaGAACGTGGCCAAGTTCCATTGCCCACACTGCGACACAGTCATTGCCCGCAAGAGCGATTTAG GTGTACATCTGCGCAAGCAGCACTCGTACATTGAGCAGGGCCGGAAATGTCGCTACTGCGAGGCAGTCTTCCACGAGCGCTACGCCCTCATCCAGCACCAGAAGTCCCACAAGAACGAGAAGCGCTTCAAGTGCGACCAGTGCGATTACGCATGCCGACAG GAGCGTCACATGGTGATGCATAAGCGCACCCACACCGGTGAGAAGCCGTACGCCTGCAGCCACTGTGAGAAGACCTTCAGGCAGAAACAGCTGCTGGACATGCACTTCCGCCGCTACCACGACCCCAACTTTGTGCCCACCTCCTTTGTGTGCACCAAGTGTGGCAAGACATTCACCCGCAGG AACACCATGGCCCGGCATGCAGAGAACTGCAATGGCCAGGACACCACCGATGGCGAAAACGGAGCTCCTCCCAAGAAAGGCCGcggcaggaagaggaagatgcgCAGCAGGAAGGATGACGACGATGACAGTG ACGAGCACGGTGAGCCCGATCTGGACGAAGACGATGACGAGGAGTTGGAAGAGGAGGCTCTGgatgaggtggagatggaggtggagcagGCACCACCCAGTGTGCCCATCCCAGCGCCCGCTTCCCCGCCAGTCAAGAGGAAACGTGGCAGGCCTCCCAAGAACGCCCCCAagcccgcccccacccccaccaaagCACCCGCAG cagcagcagccatcaTCCAGGTGGAGGACGAGAGCACGGGGGCCATCGAGAACATCATCGTGAAGAAGGAGCCCGAGGGAGGAGAGGCGGCGGCAgtggcagcagcggcggcggcggcggcggcagacgCCCCCACAGTGGAGGTGCAGGCCGAGGAGGGCACCGTGGAAACGGTGCAGCTGGCGGTTTCGGAGGGAGCGCCCAACGGGGACCTGACCCCGGAGATGATTCTGAGCATGATGGACCGGTGA